In the Tribolium castaneum strain GA2 chromosome 1, icTriCast1.1, whole genome shotgun sequence genome, one interval contains:
- the LOC655115 gene encoding inositol polyphosphate-4-phosphatase type I A isoform X1 produces the protein MRFNKQELITLATQPSTKFEKEGILYIRERQDGFFRKAESKRKYQKREKRLRNLSCVGGVSKVSLERWCRLRGNLLFYFKSKDPWSEPLGVVVLEQCQVRIDPPMASPPMTADGQYPFYLVFDGGLCQALASVSDTERSSWMDAIKSSSYEGIRAELNALRQCLERRRTHKPSVDLQTWRMQKAHVIDISEVPICEISLACDNLLCDGHGCPPNPTLVVDVHMHSAKLWVQYGRTEIIERSSNPGFLTTVSFRASDGLTSDSRIRFTVFDVRERVSHTAIPLGSACVFLSAIQDSSRLRIPLISRTQTTVGFLSISAWSLEAEDKGSSTEHTPCRAPLHSNTQVWSHRRSQSLPPKLGVKMRLPNQSELKLLYSSPYIQTYRFHSGLGGDICVHEYMAESRICFSFPHQLLGVWIQQEKELLQEVAAMGELREPWHSRQVELLDRHLHLLRLYSQARENLQAHKGSFFKPSSRKLDRSLEFAPVNLHLQRMWVHNDTLNKAGFYDWITVGAFTAHSHKSKNGGLIKLVQQLKESPTRSTSNYQITTKISISNDAIQAIKQLRKEVVDGMKVLMKLAKEKQTSGMLPICEDMISKTRILLSLWDTGLVEEALNFIEENKLVVTDDSGVGKDFSLDSNGKPVLMLSPFKRITQQLSSLNLKSPDFDDFATPSTPEDINEIWKVSETNRENNLLNTSEGVKSLCSFVHSPSDGDFVIFPDCEEGKTDTSLEEMNVSSENDSKLLESDTSRIFLDTNVMCSSPSANYYKPTDEPEPWDITQLNIEASVMCLVSKVKFLCGRCGSPAVRLRQNWKALPKSVITNQPISNNVKKIEEAENVSKAVNCVTRVVKNGNKFTDGLDLNKIVDWAAELRPSMRKLRHAMDGLLKTARLTHSVFRVQEDPKAAQRVCNVRYRRDVCFSQSLTALVTGLMTRLWCHKPDPAFVTILSTLGPLACFESLLSYHGNEVDMWGDMSVAIEDLRTVMFTLVRCPSPSLEPQPTPKVTGSRNSLTVSLPVPDALYSLIPSRQVLSFHVTPVFFNIGINEMATLAESLGATRAQEASNIDNFDRINEYYIRYRKLNIPETGDMTNGRVSCSPQMKSLSELMDDLKSLVHSGKSKNVDILHVASQICRQMKGLRFTSCKSAKDRTGMSVTLEQCRILADEYHLAEHEFHKALDCMRSEGCRRENTLKNTNVKKYAFNSLQLLALPKLYRPPAGTYGSAQT, from the exons TCAGTTTAGAAAGATGGTGTAGATTACGAGGCAACttgctgttttattttaaaagtaaagATCCATGGTCGGAACCACTTGGTGTTGTGGTTTTGGAACAATGTCAAGTACGAATCGACCCACCTATGGCTTCGCCACCCATGACAGCCGATGGTCAATACCCATTTTATTTAG TCTTTGATGGGGGTTTGTGTCAAGCATTGGCTTCTGTCTCGGATACAGAACGTTCAAGTTGGATGGATGCCATAAAATCATCAAGTTATGAAGGTATAAGGGCTGAGTTAAATGCTCTGAGACAGTGTTTAGAACGGAGACGAACGCACAAACCGAGTGTTGATCTGCAGACGTGGAGGATGCAAAAGGCACATGTTATAG ATATTTCCGAGGTCCCTATCTGTGAGATTTCTCTAGCCTGTGACAATCTATTATGTGACGGCCACGGTTGTCCTCCAAACCCAACACTAGTCGTTGATGTTCACATGCATTCAGCTAAATTGTGGGTTCAATACGGACGCACTGAAATCATCGAG AGGAGTAGTAATCCGGGTTTTTTAACAACAGTCAGTTTTAGAGCGAGTGATGGCTTGACTAGTGATTCTCGTATTAgatttactgtttttgatgTTAGAGAAAGAGTTTCACACACTGCTATTCCACTCGGATCGGCTTGTGTTTTTCTAAGTGCGATACAAGATTCGTCTCGATTGCGTATTCCGTTGATCTCCAGAACTCAGACAACTGTTGGGTTTCTTTCAATTAGTGCTTGGTCGCTTGAAGCTGAAGATAAAGGCAGTAGCACTGAGCATACGCCATGTAGGGCACCCTTACATAGCAATACACAG GTTTGGTCCCACAGACGGTCACAATCACTTCCTCCCAAATTAGGCGTCAAAATGCGTCTTCCGAACCAATCTGAACTAAAACTACTTTACTCTTCCCCCTACATACAAACCTACAGATTTCACTCCGGCCTTGGGGGCGACATTTGTGTACACGAATACATGGCAGAGAGCCGAATTTGTTTTTCATTCCCTCATCAATTATT AGGTGTGTGGATACAGCAAGAGAAGGAACTTCTGCAAGAAGTCGCAGCCATGGGTGAATTACGCGAGCCTTGGCATTCCCGTCAAGTGGAATTACTTGACAGACATTTGCATTTATTACGTTTGTACTCACAAGCTCGCGAGAATTTACAGGCGCATAAaggcagtttttttaaaccgaGTTCGAGAAAATTGGATCGGAGTTTGGAATTTGCACCGgttaatttacatttacaaCGAATGTGGGTGCACAATGATACTCTGAATAAGGCGGGGTTTTATGATTGGATCACGGTTGGTGCGTTTACGGCTCATTCgcataaatcgaaaaacgggGGCTTGATCAA GTTGGTTCAACAGTTGAAGGAATCACCAACGAGGTCCACTTCCAATTATCAAATCACGACGAAAATTTCCATTTCCAACGATGCAATACAG GCAATAAAACAACTCCGAAAAGAAGTAGTCGACGGAATGAAAGTATTAATGAAACTCGCCAAAGAGAAACAAACCAGTGGTATGTTACCAATCTGTGAAGACATGATAAGCAAAACCCGAATTCTGCTGAGCCTTTGGGATACAGGACTGGTTGAAGAAGCTTTAAATTTCATCGAAGAAAACAAATTAGTTGTAACAGACGACTCAGGCGTTGGTAAAGACTTCAGTTTAGACAGCAATGGAAAACCAGTCCTAATGCTCTCACCCTTCAAGCGAATAACACAACAATTATCATcccttaatttaaaaagcccCGACTTTGACGACTTCGCCACACCTTCCACACCTGAAGACATCAACGAAATTTGGAAAGTTTCCGAAACCAAccgagaaaataatttattaaacacgAGCGAAGGGGTTAAAAGTTTGTGCTCGTTCGTGCACAGTCCAAGTGACGGCGATTTCGTGATTTTCCCCGATTGCGAAGAGGGAAAAACCGACACTTCTCTGGAGGAAATGAACGTTTCAAGCGAGAACGACTCGAAGTTGCTCGAATCTGATACTAGTCGAATTTTTCTGGACACGAACGTTATGTGTAGTTCCCCCTCAGCCAACTACTACAAACCGACCGATGAGCCGGAGCCTTGGGACATCACCCAGCTGAATATCGAAGCGAGCGTCATGTGTTTAGTCAGTAAGGTTAAGTTTTTGTGTGGCCGTTGTGGCAGTCCGGCTGTGCGTTTGCGTCAGAACTGGAAAGCTCTGCCGAAGAGTGTGATTACGAATCAGCCGATTTCCAACAACGTTAAGAAGATCGAAGAGGCGGAGAATGTGTCGAAGGCGGTGAATTGTGTGACGCGTGTTGTTAAGAATGGGAATAAGTTTACGGATGGTTTGGATTTGAATAAGATTGTTGATTGGGCGGCTGAGTTGAGGCCCAGTATGAGGAAGTTGAGGCATGCCATGGATGGGCTTTTGAAGACGGCACGGCTCACGCATTCGGTGTTTCGGGTGCAGGAGGATCCCAAAGCCGCACAGAGGGTGTGTAATGTGAGGTATAGGAGGGATGTTTGCTTTTCGCAATCG tTGACGGCCCTTGTAACCGGCTTAATGACCCGCCTCTGGTGCCACAAACCCGACCCCGCATTTGTAACAATCTTAAGCACCTTAGGCCCTTTAGCCTGCTTCGAGAGCCTACTTAGTTACCACGGCAATGAAGTCGACATGTGGGGCGACATGTCTGTAGCAATCGAAGATCTTCGAACTGTCATGTTCACACTAGTCCGTTGTCCAAGTCCCTCACTTGAACCCCAACCAACTCCTAAAGTAACAGGAAGTCGAAACTCCCTCACAGTCTCACTTCCAGTACCTGATGCTTTATACAGTCTGATACCAAGTCGGCAAGTGCTTTCGTTCCACGTTACTCCGGTATTTTTCAATATCGGAATTAACGAAATGGCAACGTTGGCCGAAAGTTTGGGAGCCACAAGGGCACAGGAGGCTTcaaatattgataattttgATCGAATCAACGAGTATTATATTAGATACCGGAAATTGAATATTCCGGAAACGGGTGATATGACAAATGGAAGGGTTTCGTGTTCGCCACAAATGAAATCTTTGTCCGAATTGATGGACGATTTGAAGTCGTTGGTTCATAGTGGGAAGTCCAAAAATGTGGACATTCTACATGTGGCGTCGCAGATTTGTCGACAAATGAAag GGCTCCGTTTCACGAGCTGTAAGAGTGCCAAGGACCGAACGGGTATGTCTGTGACACTGGAACAGTGTCGCATTTTGGCGGATGAGTACCATTTGGCCGAACACGAGTTTCATAAAGCGCTGGATTGTATGCGGAG TGAGGGATGCAGAAGAGAGAACACTTTGAAGAACACGAACGTGAAAAAATATGCATTCAATTCATTACAGTTATTAGCGTTGCCAAAATTGTATCGACCGCCAGCTGGGACCTATGGTTCAGCACAGACATAA
- the LOC655115 gene encoding inositol polyphosphate-4-phosphatase type I A isoform X2 encodes MRFNKQELITLATQPSTKFEKEGILYIRERQDGFFRKAEISLERWCRLRGNLLFYFKSKDPWSEPLGVVVLEQCQVRIDPPMASPPMTADGQYPFYLVFDGGLCQALASVSDTERSSWMDAIKSSSYEGIRAELNALRQCLERRRTHKPSVDLQTWRMQKAHVIDISEVPICEISLACDNLLCDGHGCPPNPTLVVDVHMHSAKLWVQYGRTEIIERSSNPGFLTTVSFRASDGLTSDSRIRFTVFDVRERVSHTAIPLGSACVFLSAIQDSSRLRIPLISRTQTTVGFLSISAWSLEAEDKGSSTEHTPCRAPLHSNTQVWSHRRSQSLPPKLGVKMRLPNQSELKLLYSSPYIQTYRFHSGLGGDICVHEYMAESRICFSFPHQLLGVWIQQEKELLQEVAAMGELREPWHSRQVELLDRHLHLLRLYSQARENLQAHKGSFFKPSSRKLDRSLEFAPVNLHLQRMWVHNDTLNKAGFYDWITVGAFTAHSHKSKNGGLIKLVQQLKESPTRSTSNYQITTKISISNDAIQAIKQLRKEVVDGMKVLMKLAKEKQTSGMLPICEDMISKTRILLSLWDTGLVEEALNFIEENKLVVTDDSGVGKDFSLDSNGKPVLMLSPFKRITQQLSSLNLKSPDFDDFATPSTPEDINEIWKVSETNRENNLLNTSEGVKSLCSFVHSPSDGDFVIFPDCEEGKTDTSLEEMNVSSENDSKLLESDTSRIFLDTNVMCSSPSANYYKPTDEPEPWDITQLNIEASVMCLVSKVKFLCGRCGSPAVRLRQNWKALPKSVITNQPISNNVKKIEEAENVSKAVNCVTRVVKNGNKFTDGLDLNKIVDWAAELRPSMRKLRHAMDGLLKTARLTHSVFRVQEDPKAAQRVCNVRYRRDVCFSQSLTALVTGLMTRLWCHKPDPAFVTILSTLGPLACFESLLSYHGNEVDMWGDMSVAIEDLRTVMFTLVRCPSPSLEPQPTPKVTGSRNSLTVSLPVPDALYSLIPSRQVLSFHVTPVFFNIGINEMATLAESLGATRAQEASNIDNFDRINEYYIRYRKLNIPETGDMTNGRVSCSPQMKSLSELMDDLKSLVHSGKSKNVDILHVASQICRQMKGLRFTSCKSAKDRTGMSVTLEQCRILADEYHLAEHEFHKALDCMRSEGCRRENTLKNTNVKKYAFNSLQLLALPKLYRPPAGTYGSAQT; translated from the exons TCAGTTTAGAAAGATGGTGTAGATTACGAGGCAACttgctgttttattttaaaagtaaagATCCATGGTCGGAACCACTTGGTGTTGTGGTTTTGGAACAATGTCAAGTACGAATCGACCCACCTATGGCTTCGCCACCCATGACAGCCGATGGTCAATACCCATTTTATTTAG TCTTTGATGGGGGTTTGTGTCAAGCATTGGCTTCTGTCTCGGATACAGAACGTTCAAGTTGGATGGATGCCATAAAATCATCAAGTTATGAAGGTATAAGGGCTGAGTTAAATGCTCTGAGACAGTGTTTAGAACGGAGACGAACGCACAAACCGAGTGTTGATCTGCAGACGTGGAGGATGCAAAAGGCACATGTTATAG ATATTTCCGAGGTCCCTATCTGTGAGATTTCTCTAGCCTGTGACAATCTATTATGTGACGGCCACGGTTGTCCTCCAAACCCAACACTAGTCGTTGATGTTCACATGCATTCAGCTAAATTGTGGGTTCAATACGGACGCACTGAAATCATCGAG AGGAGTAGTAATCCGGGTTTTTTAACAACAGTCAGTTTTAGAGCGAGTGATGGCTTGACTAGTGATTCTCGTATTAgatttactgtttttgatgTTAGAGAAAGAGTTTCACACACTGCTATTCCACTCGGATCGGCTTGTGTTTTTCTAAGTGCGATACAAGATTCGTCTCGATTGCGTATTCCGTTGATCTCCAGAACTCAGACAACTGTTGGGTTTCTTTCAATTAGTGCTTGGTCGCTTGAAGCTGAAGATAAAGGCAGTAGCACTGAGCATACGCCATGTAGGGCACCCTTACATAGCAATACACAG GTTTGGTCCCACAGACGGTCACAATCACTTCCTCCCAAATTAGGCGTCAAAATGCGTCTTCCGAACCAATCTGAACTAAAACTACTTTACTCTTCCCCCTACATACAAACCTACAGATTTCACTCCGGCCTTGGGGGCGACATTTGTGTACACGAATACATGGCAGAGAGCCGAATTTGTTTTTCATTCCCTCATCAATTATT AGGTGTGTGGATACAGCAAGAGAAGGAACTTCTGCAAGAAGTCGCAGCCATGGGTGAATTACGCGAGCCTTGGCATTCCCGTCAAGTGGAATTACTTGACAGACATTTGCATTTATTACGTTTGTACTCACAAGCTCGCGAGAATTTACAGGCGCATAAaggcagtttttttaaaccgaGTTCGAGAAAATTGGATCGGAGTTTGGAATTTGCACCGgttaatttacatttacaaCGAATGTGGGTGCACAATGATACTCTGAATAAGGCGGGGTTTTATGATTGGATCACGGTTGGTGCGTTTACGGCTCATTCgcataaatcgaaaaacgggGGCTTGATCAA GTTGGTTCAACAGTTGAAGGAATCACCAACGAGGTCCACTTCCAATTATCAAATCACGACGAAAATTTCCATTTCCAACGATGCAATACAG GCAATAAAACAACTCCGAAAAGAAGTAGTCGACGGAATGAAAGTATTAATGAAACTCGCCAAAGAGAAACAAACCAGTGGTATGTTACCAATCTGTGAAGACATGATAAGCAAAACCCGAATTCTGCTGAGCCTTTGGGATACAGGACTGGTTGAAGAAGCTTTAAATTTCATCGAAGAAAACAAATTAGTTGTAACAGACGACTCAGGCGTTGGTAAAGACTTCAGTTTAGACAGCAATGGAAAACCAGTCCTAATGCTCTCACCCTTCAAGCGAATAACACAACAATTATCATcccttaatttaaaaagcccCGACTTTGACGACTTCGCCACACCTTCCACACCTGAAGACATCAACGAAATTTGGAAAGTTTCCGAAACCAAccgagaaaataatttattaaacacgAGCGAAGGGGTTAAAAGTTTGTGCTCGTTCGTGCACAGTCCAAGTGACGGCGATTTCGTGATTTTCCCCGATTGCGAAGAGGGAAAAACCGACACTTCTCTGGAGGAAATGAACGTTTCAAGCGAGAACGACTCGAAGTTGCTCGAATCTGATACTAGTCGAATTTTTCTGGACACGAACGTTATGTGTAGTTCCCCCTCAGCCAACTACTACAAACCGACCGATGAGCCGGAGCCTTGGGACATCACCCAGCTGAATATCGAAGCGAGCGTCATGTGTTTAGTCAGTAAGGTTAAGTTTTTGTGTGGCCGTTGTGGCAGTCCGGCTGTGCGTTTGCGTCAGAACTGGAAAGCTCTGCCGAAGAGTGTGATTACGAATCAGCCGATTTCCAACAACGTTAAGAAGATCGAAGAGGCGGAGAATGTGTCGAAGGCGGTGAATTGTGTGACGCGTGTTGTTAAGAATGGGAATAAGTTTACGGATGGTTTGGATTTGAATAAGATTGTTGATTGGGCGGCTGAGTTGAGGCCCAGTATGAGGAAGTTGAGGCATGCCATGGATGGGCTTTTGAAGACGGCACGGCTCACGCATTCGGTGTTTCGGGTGCAGGAGGATCCCAAAGCCGCACAGAGGGTGTGTAATGTGAGGTATAGGAGGGATGTTTGCTTTTCGCAATCG tTGACGGCCCTTGTAACCGGCTTAATGACCCGCCTCTGGTGCCACAAACCCGACCCCGCATTTGTAACAATCTTAAGCACCTTAGGCCCTTTAGCCTGCTTCGAGAGCCTACTTAGTTACCACGGCAATGAAGTCGACATGTGGGGCGACATGTCTGTAGCAATCGAAGATCTTCGAACTGTCATGTTCACACTAGTCCGTTGTCCAAGTCCCTCACTTGAACCCCAACCAACTCCTAAAGTAACAGGAAGTCGAAACTCCCTCACAGTCTCACTTCCAGTACCTGATGCTTTATACAGTCTGATACCAAGTCGGCAAGTGCTTTCGTTCCACGTTACTCCGGTATTTTTCAATATCGGAATTAACGAAATGGCAACGTTGGCCGAAAGTTTGGGAGCCACAAGGGCACAGGAGGCTTcaaatattgataattttgATCGAATCAACGAGTATTATATTAGATACCGGAAATTGAATATTCCGGAAACGGGTGATATGACAAATGGAAGGGTTTCGTGTTCGCCACAAATGAAATCTTTGTCCGAATTGATGGACGATTTGAAGTCGTTGGTTCATAGTGGGAAGTCCAAAAATGTGGACATTCTACATGTGGCGTCGCAGATTTGTCGACAAATGAAag GGCTCCGTTTCACGAGCTGTAAGAGTGCCAAGGACCGAACGGGTATGTCTGTGACACTGGAACAGTGTCGCATTTTGGCGGATGAGTACCATTTGGCCGAACACGAGTTTCATAAAGCGCTGGATTGTATGCGGAG TGAGGGATGCAGAAGAGAGAACACTTTGAAGAACACGAACGTGAAAAAATATGCATTCAATTCATTACAGTTATTAGCGTTGCCAAAATTGTATCGACCGCCAGCTGGGACCTATGGTTCAGCACAGACATAA